The genomic region GTGCACGCCCTGGAACGCCGGCGGCGACACCTCGAGCGTGAGCCGCAGCACGCGGTCCTCGCCGAAGGCAAAGACCCTGCGCTCGAAGCGCCCGAGCAGCACGAGCGCGGCGACGACCAGCGCGGTCGCCCCGATCGCCTCCCCCCACGCCCCGGCGCCCACCGCTATCCCGATGGCCGCCACCACCCACAGCGTCGCCGCCGTCGTGAGCCCGCTCACGGTGCCCCGGGCCTGGATGATGGTGCCGGCCCCCAGGAAGCCGATGCCGCTCACGATCTGCGCCGCTATGCGCGCCGGATCACCGGCGCCCGCCGGACCGGCGGCGTCGACCATGAGGACCGACAGCTCGGTGAGGAGCGCCGCGCCCACGCAGATGAGAAGGTTCGTGCGAAAGCCGGCCGGCTTCCCCTCCAGCTCCCTCTCGATGCCGATGGCGCCGCCCAGCGCCGCGGCCAGCACCAGCCGCCCCAGCAGATCCAGGCGCAGTGATCGCAGCGCCTCCAATGCTCCCGCCCAGTCCAGACCTTCCATCAGTCGTTGAGCCGCCTCAGCTCGTGCAAGAGTTCGGTCTTCGCGCGCGTGCCGTCGTCGATCTCCTTCAGGACGCGTGCCGGCTGCCCGACGGCCAGCACCCCCGCCGGGATATCTTGGGTCGCCACGGCGCCCGCCGCGAGCACGCTGCCCGCGCCGACGCGCACGCCCTCGAGCACCACCGCGTTGGCGCCGATCAACACGCCGTCCTCGATCACCACGGGAGTGGCGCTGGGCGGCTCCAGAACACCGGCGAGCACGGCCCCCGCGCCCACGTGGCAGTCCTCGCCCACGAGCGCGCGGGCGCCCACCACCGCGTTCATGTCGACCATCGTGCCCGCTCCGATCACCGCCCCGATGTTGACCACCGCGCCCATCATGACGATCACGTTGTCGCCGATCTCGGCGCCCTCGCGGATGTACGCGCCGGGCTCGATGCGCGCGTTGACGTCGCGCGTGTCGAGCAGCGGCACGGCCGAGTTGCGGCGGTCGCCCTCCACGTGGTGATACCGAACCGCGGGGCCGTTTTCTTCCAGCGCGGCCGCCACGTCCGCCCAGTCGCCGATCAGGATGGTGGTGCCGTCACCCGCCGGAAACGCCTTCAGGTCGCCCCCCTCGGGCAGCGCCAGCGTCCCCTCGTGCCGTACGTAGGCGCGCACGGGGGTGCGCTTGCGGGCGTTGGCGATGATGTCGCGAATCTGCTGGTAGTCCACCGTCGCCTCCGTTCAGCTCGGGGGGAGCGCGTCGCCGAGCCCGAGCGCGTCGGCCATGCCGTAGAGGCCAGGCGCCTTGCCTCGAATCCAGGCGCACGCGCGCAACGCCCCGGCGGCAAAAAGCGCCCGGTCATCCGCCCTGTGCGTCAGTTCCAGGCGCTCGTGCGCCCCCAGGAAGAGCACGCGGTGCTCGCCCACCACGCCCCCGCCCCTGACCGCGTGCAGCCCCACCTCACCCGGTGGACGATCCCCCGTGCGGCCCGTGCGGCCGTCGACGCGGACGTCGTCCAGCTCGACGCCGCGGGCCGCGGCCGCCGCGCGCGCCAGCGCGAGCGCGGTCCCGCTGGGGGCATCGGCCTTGCCTCGATGGTGCGTCTCGACGACCTCGATGTCCCACTCCGCCGACGCGAAGCGCGCAGCCAGGTCGCGCACGAGCGCATTCAGCGCGGCGACGCCGGGCGAGAAATTGGCGGCCCTCAGGACCGGGGCCCGCTCGGCGAGCGCCGCCAGCGCCGCCTCCTCCCGCTCGTCCAGACCCGTGGTACCGGTGACCAGCGCGCGGCCTTCCAGGACCGGCCGCCAGGCGACCAGGAGCTCGCCCAGCGCGCGCGGTCCGGAGACGTCGAGCACGGCGTCGGCCGCTTCCAGAAGCGGACCGGCGCCCGCCACGTCGGCTACGGCCGGGTATCCTAGCGCGCGGGCCTCCGACTCGGGACGGGCGCGCGACGCGACTCCGCCCACCAGCGAAACCCCCATCCCGCCGGCTTGGGCCACCTCGGCCGCTATCTGGCGCCCCATCCGCCCGGTCGCGCCCAGCACCACCACGCGCGCGCTCACGTGAGCGGCCGCAGTCCGCTCTCGGCGAGCGCCTCGATCAGTCGCTCCCGGGTCGGCTCGGTGGGCGCAACGAGGGGCAGCCTCAGCTCGCCCACGTCGAAACCCAGCCAGCGCACGGCGGTCTTGACGGGCACCGGATTGGACTCCGCGAAGAGCGCGTCTATCAGCGGCAGGAAATGGAGCTGAAGGGTGAGCGCGGTGGCGTGGTCGCCGTCGAGGTAGGCGCGCACCATGCGGTGCGTCGGCCCGGGCGCCACGTTGGCGAGGACGCTGATCACGCCGCTGCCGCCCAGGGACATGACGGGCAGGATCTGATCGTCGTTGCCGCTCCATATGGCCAGCCTGTCGCCGACCCGGCGCGCTATTTCCGCCACCTGCGAGAGGTCGCCGGAGGCCTCCTTCACGCCGATCACGCGCCCGTCTTCGGCGAGCTCCTCGACCACGCCCGGCGGGATGTTGATCGCGGCCCTGCTCGGCACGTTGTAGAGGACCGCCGGAAGCTCGGCGACGTCCATGACCGCGCGGAAGTGGGCGATGAGGCCGGCCCGCGGGGGCCGATTGTACGGCGGCGCCGATAGCAGCACCGCGTCGGCGCCGGCCTCGCGCGCCCCTCTCGCCAGGGCCCGCACCACCGCGGTGTCGCTGCCCCCGCACCCCGCGATGACGGGCAATGCTCCCTCGGCGGCGGCCACGACCGTGCGCACCGCCGTGGCCTGCTCGGGCACCGACATGGCGGCGGCCTCGCCCGTCGATCCGCACACCACCAGCGCGTCGCTGCCTTCCGCCACGTGCCAGGCCACCATTTCCCGGAGCGCCCGCGCGTTCACGCCGTCGGCGTCGAAGGGCGTCACGAGCGCGACGCCGGATCCCTCGAATCTGGGCTCGGGCATGAAATCGTCGGGTCAGTGGGCGCGCCGCGCCCTGCTCTGGCCGGGACGCGAGGCGCGCCCTCGGCTCGGCGTGATCGTCGGCCGCGGGGGAACGCCGCGCAAGTGTGCCGGATGGTGTTGGGCGCGGGCGCCGTAACGCCCACGACCCCCGTCCCGCGCCCGGCCGCGCGGGTTCCGCTCGCGGGACGCCCCGCTCGCCTCCAGATTCGCCCCCTGGACCGACCGATGAGAGGAGCGTGCATGGAGGAGCGGCTGGGGCCGATCGCGGAGGCGGCGGCGCTCGCGGGGGCCGCGGTGCTGCGCGCCCACGCCGGAGGCGTTCAGGTCGACGCCTGGGAGGGCAAGCGCGCTTCGGACTTCGTGACGTTCGTCGATCGCGAGGCGGAGCAGGAGGTGCTGCGGGTCATACGCGCGGCCCGGCCCCACGACCCGGTGCTGGCGGAGGAAGGCACAGCGGGAACGCTGCTCGCCGGCGCAGGCACGGACGCCGCGCGGCTGGCGACGGACCACGAAGGAACGCTGTGGGTGATCGACCCGCTGGACGGCACGACCAACTTCCTGCACGGCTATCCCATGTACGCGGTCTCGGTCGCCGCGGTCGTCGACGGCGAGCCGGTCGCGGGCGCCGTGGTCGATGGGGCGGCGGGCGACGCGTGGTGCGCGGAGCGAAACCGCGGAGCCACCCGGAACGGCGCCCCGCTGTCGGTTTCCTCGATAGACGCGCTCGCGCACGCGCTGATCGGAACGGGCTTTCCGTTCAAGACGCCGGGCCGGATCGCGGAGCACTTCGCCGCGTTGCGCAAGGTTCTGGAACGCACGTCGGGCGCCCGCCGAGGGGGGTCGGCCGCGCTCGACCTGTGTCACGTCGCGGCCGGTTACCTCGACGGCTTCTTCGAGCTGGAGTTGGCGCCCTGGGACATCGCCGCCGGCGTGCTGCTCGTGCGCGAGGCCGGCGGTCTCGTCACGGACCTGGCGGGACGCCGGCCGGTGACCGGGGCCGCCGGGGTACTGGCCGGCAACCCCATGGTCCACCGCCTCCTGGGCTCACTCGTGGGAGGAGAAGCCGCGTCGCCCGGAGCGAGCTGAGATCGCCCGGGAGACGACGGCGTCTCGGACCCCGAACTAGCCTACCTCGACCTGCTCGGCCGCGTGCGCCGGCGACAGCACGTCGATCTTGCGCCCCTTGGCCCGCTCGGCCTTGGGCACGCGCACCGTGAGAACGCCCTCGTTGAAGGCCGCCTCGATCCGCTCCACCTCCACCTCCCGCGGCAACGTGAAGGCCCGCGTGAAGGACCCGTAGCTGCGCTCGTGGACGTGGCGCCGCTCGTCTTCGGAGCGCCGCTCG from Gemmatimonadota bacterium harbors:
- a CDS encoding MgtC/SapB family protein, with product MEGLDWAGALEALRSLRLDLLGRLVLAAALGGAIGIERELEGKPAGFRTNLLICVGAALLTELSVLMVDAAGPAGAGDPARIAAQIVSGIGFLGAGTIIQARGTVSGLTTAATLWVVAAIGIAVGAGAWGEAIGATALVVAALVLLGRFERRVFAFGEDRVLRLTLEVSPPAFQGVHDALMEAGAELETLDMRGRAGDYAATFVAMAGRDARDRILRLLLSLEDVHSVRSAVTDAQSSSPIVAPGEDT
- the dapD gene encoding 2,3,4,5-tetrahydropyridine-2,6-dicarboxylate N-acetyltransferase, which produces MDYQQIRDIIANARKRTPVRAYVRHEGTLALPEGGDLKAFPAGDGTTILIGDWADVAAALEENGPAVRYHHVEGDRRNSAVPLLDTRDVNARIEPGAYIREGAEIGDNVIVMMGAVVNIGAVIGAGTMVDMNAVVGARALVGEDCHVGAGAVLAGVLEPPSATPVVIEDGVLIGANAVVLEGVRVGAGSVLAAGAVATQDIPAGVLAVGQPARVLKEIDDGTRAKTELLHELRRLND
- the dapB gene encoding 4-hydroxy-tetrahydrodipicolinate reductase; this translates as MSARVVVLGATGRMGRQIAAEVAQAGGMGVSLVGGVASRARPESEARALGYPAVADVAGAGPLLEAADAVLDVSGPRALGELLVAWRPVLEGRALVTGTTGLDEREEAALAALAERAPVLRAANFSPGVAALNALVRDLAARFASAEWDIEVVETHHRGKADAPSGTALALARAAAAARGVELDDVRVDGRTGRTGDRPPGEVGLHAVRGGGVVGEHRVLFLGAHERLELTHRADDRALFAAGALRACAWIRGKAPGLYGMADALGLGDALPPS
- the dapA gene encoding 4-hydroxy-tetrahydrodipicolinate synthase, translated to MPEPRFEGSGVALVTPFDADGVNARALREMVAWHVAEGSDALVVCGSTGEAAAMSVPEQATAVRTVVAAAEGALPVIAGCGGSDTAVVRALARGAREAGADAVLLSAPPYNRPPRAGLIAHFRAVMDVAELPAVLYNVPSRAAINIPPGVVEELAEDGRVIGVKEASGDLSQVAEIARRVGDRLAIWSGNDDQILPVMSLGGSGVISVLANVAPGPTHRMVRAYLDGDHATALTLQLHFLPLIDALFAESNPVPVKTAVRWLGFDVGELRLPLVAPTEPTRERLIEALAESGLRPLT
- a CDS encoding inositol monophosphatase family protein encodes the protein MRGACMEERLGPIAEAAALAGAAVLRAHAGGVQVDAWEGKRASDFVTFVDREAEQEVLRVIRAARPHDPVLAEEGTAGTLLAGAGTDAARLATDHEGTLWVIDPLDGTTNFLHGYPMYAVSVAAVVDGEPVAGAVVDGAAGDAWCAERNRGATRNGAPLSVSSIDALAHALIGTGFPFKTPGRIAEHFAALRKVLERTSGARRGGSAALDLCHVAAGYLDGFFELELAPWDIAAGVLLVREAGGLVTDLAGRRPVTGAAGVLAGNPMVHRLLGSLVGGEAASPGAS